The Mus caroli chromosome 15, CAROLI_EIJ_v1.1, whole genome shotgun sequence DNA segment CCAAGAAAAGTCTGTGAAAGCCCAGCGGTCATTATCAAGAAGCTAAAGTCAAGAGGGGCGGTGCTGGcacttgtctttaatcccagcaatccagaggcagaggcaggcagatctctgtgagttcgagcccagcctggtctacagagcaagttccaggacagccagggtcacagagaaaccctgtcccgagaaacaaaacaaaacaaaaataaaacacagaattaaaaaactTAAGTCTGTTACAGGGCTCATAGAATGGAGGATTTCCTTTTACCTGTCTGGGCAAGCTGCCTCAGGTGTAGAACTAACGGTCCCTCCCCGGGTTTGAAGCTCCTTAGCCACAGCCTTTGCAAGCCATCGGGGTCTCTGCACTAAGCCAGGCACCGGATTGAGAGGCTGTGGTGAACCTACCTGGCTGTGAGTAGTCAGCCTGTAAGGTGTAttggaggggtgagggaggggagagtAGGCAGGGCCCTAAGTTTTTCTCCGAAGCACTAAGtggacccccccccctccccgcaagTACAAGGAGGAAATAGGGCGGGGCTGTAAAGCTCggatttcttttactgtttttttttttttaattgttgttcgTTTCCAACCGCCACAGAAGttctgagagggtggggccaGTGGCCAGCACTCAGGCTCGCGGGGCGTCCGGGTATTACTAGCTGCGCGCACAGGTTGTACCATCTGGTCTTGACCTCCGCCGCCGCTGGAAACCAATGAGTCTCCCTGACATTTCGCGGCGAAGGAGCCCAGTGCCCCAAGAGGACTGGCTCCTGACACCCGACGCCCTGAGGCCTTCACCTTTCCCGAACCCAGTGCTGCAAGCCCTCTACAGTTTATCACGCGTGCTGCTTTTCCCGACTTACTGGTCCCTGGACCAGTTGCTGGGCTGCTGGGCACCAAGCGTGCGATCCAACAGCTTGGGGTGGTTCAAAGTCCTGGCAGGAAGTGGGGTGTTGCTACCGCTGGTGGTGGTCGGCCTACCCTTAGCGTTGGTCGGCCTTGCGCTCTGGCTGCCCCTCCAGGTCTGGCGCCGCCCCTTCTGCTATCAGCCCCCTCCGGCATGTTGGGTGTGGCCACAGCCCTGGCATCCGCCTGCTGAGCGCCGGCGCTGCTTTGTCTTTCTCACTGCTAATCTGTGCCTATTGCCCCACGGGTTGGCTCATTTTAACAACCTGTCGCACAGCCAGCAGCGCGCGGAGGCTGTGGGGGCCGCACTACTAGATAGCCTTCAATCGTCACAGTATGGGGTTACCGAATGCAGTCAGCCGCTGCCTAGGGTGCCTGGTGGTGAGCTGAAGGCCACATTACCTATGGGCTTGGACTTCGTGTGTCTGCAGGAAGTGTTCGACCTCCGCGCAGCTCGTCGTCTTGTGCGCGTCTTGGTACCAAATCTGGGCCCGGTGATATATGATGTGGGCACATTTGGCTTAATGGCTGGGCCGTACATCAAGGTTCTGGGCAGTGGGCTTCTACTGGCCTCGCGCTACCCGTTGCTGCGTGCCACCTTCCGTTGCTTTCCTAACGCTCGTCGCGAGGACGCCATGGCCTCCAAAGGTCTATTATCTGTCCAGGTACTAACCCAGGCTGCAATGAGCCCTAGCGGGGAGAGCTTAAGCAATAGGTTTAACCAGGAGAGCAAGAAGACCTGGAACTGTGGGTGGTGTTGCAGGTGCAGCTAGGCATCGTGGACGGGCGCCCCATCGTGGGATACCTTCATTGTACACATTTGCATGCACCCGTTGGTGAGCCCTGCAGGAGGGTTTGAAATGTGGGTAGGtagcccctcttctctctttcgaAGGCAGTAGGTCCCTTAACCTCACCAACACGTCTGTCCCCTCGTCCCAATGTTCTCTGCCCCAGACATCCCAAGAAACGCCTTGGGTGGTTTACAGATCAGGACCCACAGGGTGAGGTCTTAGACCCCTACTCTGGGCTAAGCCAACCTCATCTCTCCTCTCAGAGGATGGACATATTCGCTGCAAACAGCTAACGCTGCTGCTGGAATGGGTGGAGGAGTTCGAGGCCGAGAGCCGGCAGAGTGATGAAGCTGTAGCCTTCAGCGTCCTCCTGGGAGATCTAAACTTTGACAACTGCTCCCAAAGTAAGAAGCTGGGGTGAGGTGGAGCCAAGAGACCCAGCTCTGCCCACTGAGAAACGGCTTTTCTCCACAGATCATGCCAAGGAGCAGGGCCACAAACTCTTCAGCTGCTTTCAGGACCCCTGCCGGCTAGGCGTTTGCCAGGAACAGCCCTGGGCCTTAGGTACTGCTGCTGGGGAGGTAGGAGAACAAGTCTGTGGGATGTCTGTCAGCAAGGCGGCCTGCCGCTGAGTCTGCTCTCCCCTGGACTCCACAGGGACAATCTTGAATTCCTCCATGCTACGCCACTCCATTGCCTGCTCCCCAGAGATGCTTCGGAGGTGAGTGGACTCCTTGAGCCCCAGGCACTACTAGGCCAGCTGACAGGAACGTCCCTAGCCTCAGGAATGCTGTCCCTCTCCTAGGGCCCTGCGACAGGAAAAAGGGCGCCGCCTGTACCTGTCAGGACCCCTTCGTGGGAGTTACCCAGCTCAGTCCTGGAAGGGCCGGCGTCTGGACTACATCACGTACCGCGGAATACCCGGGAGTCGCCTGAGCCCAGTAAGTGCCTCACCTCGTGGCTGCTGGGCTTGCTTTAACTGAAAACACCTCTCAACTTGACACCTGCCCGGCAGGAGGCGGACCTCGTGACATTCAGTACTGCGTTTGCTGGACTCACGGACCACTTGGCTATGGGCCTGAAGCTTCAAGTGGTATGCTCCTGACGCTAGTGCCCAGACAAAGGGGTTGACTGTCGAGAAAGACCACAAAGATGGGGGGAGCGGGGCCCAATAACCCAATAACCATGCGACTCAAAGGATCTTTATTGTGGGGGCACTCATACAGCTTCCTGGGCGCGGCGGTACTCGTACACACTGCCTCGCTCTGGGAAGGCTGGATATAGCGGGGGCGAGCCTGGTGGTGGCGCTGGGTCCTCCGGGTCTCCgtagcccccacccccaggcgTGTGGAGGCAGAACACGTCCTGAGAAGAAGAGCAAGTTCAACACAGGTTGTGTCCCTGTCCCAGTTAAGACACAACCACCCTATTTTCATTTGGGAGCCAAATTAAATTTTTTCAGTTAAAGCAAGCTCTTACCCCGGGATACACAGTCACGGATGTCTTGCCGCCCAGATTCACTGTGCGCCCATCTTTTCTGATCAGGAGGTTTAAGCCACGTGTACCAGGCTCTCCCCCTAtagaaggagaaagcaaggaagCTTGGGGGTCAAGAGGTGTAGGGATAGGGAGATGGGATCAAAAGAGGCTGGGAAGAGCTGGGGAAGCCACCCACCGTGGAGGCCATAAGGCTGGAAGGCGCGGCGCTCGGTGAGCACAGACAGCAGCGCCTCTTCCCGAAAGACCAGCTCTCGGACTACACCATCACCTCCCCGGAAGCGGCCTCGGCCCCCAGAGCCTGGCCTCAGCTCAAAGCGGCGCAGGATAACGGGATACCTGTGCAGGTGAAGGGAACAGCGCATCTGAGCATGGGCTCATCTCCCAGATCAACTGCCCAGCACTGAGTGCCCAGCTCACCGGCTCTCCAAAATCTCTGGGTCCGTAATTCGCGTGTTGGTCATGTGACTGTGTACACCACTGCGCCCATGCCAGCCAGGGCCCGCGCCCGCACCACCGGCTACTGTCTCATAGTAGCCCATACGGGCATTGCCCAGGGTCACATTGTTCATGCAGCCCTGATAGAAGCAAATAACATCATTTGGTTAGTGGGCGCATCTACCCCCACTACCCTGTTTCCCAGCAGCCCTCAGACCTGTGTCCACTTTTCTCCACCACACCTGGGAGGCTGCACAGGCCCCAAAAGCCCCCAG contains these protein-coding regions:
- the Smpd5 gene encoding sphingomyelin phosphodiesterase 5 isoform X1 codes for the protein MSLPDISRRRSPVPQEDWLLTPDALRPSPFPNPVLQALYSLSRVLLFPTYWSLDQLLGCWAPSVRSNSLGWFKVLAGSGVLLPLVVVGLPLALVGLALWLPLQVWRRPFCYQPPPACWVWPQPWHPPAERRRCFVFLTANLCLLPHGLAHFNNLSHSQQRAEAVGAALLDSLQSSQYGVTECSQPLPRVPGGELKATLPMGLDFVCLQEVFDLRAARRLVRVLVPNLGPVIYDVGTFGLMAGPYIKVLGSGLLLASRYPLLRATFRCFPNARREDAMASKGLLSVQVQLGIVDGRPIVGYLHCTHLHAPVEDGHIRCKQLTLLLEWVEEFEAESRQSDEAVAFSVLLGDLNFDNCSQKTAFLHRSCQGAGPQTLQLLSGPLPARRLPGTALGLRDNLEFLHATPLHCLLPRDASEGPATGKRAPPVPVRTPSWELPSSVLEGPASGLHHVPRNTRESPEPRGGPRDIQYCVCWTHGPLGYGPEASSGMLLTLVPRQRG
- the Smpd5 gene encoding sphingomyelin phosphodiesterase 5 isoform X2; the encoded protein is MSLPDISRRRSPVPQEDWLLTPDALRPSPFPNPVLQALYSLSRVLLFPTYWSLDQLLGCWAPSVRSNSLGWFKVLAGSGVLLPLVVVGLPLALVGLALWLPLQVWRRPFCYQPPPACWVWPQPWHPPAERRRCFVFLTANLCLLPHGLAHFNNLSHSQQRAEAVGAALLDSLQSSQYGVTECSQPLPRVPGGELKATLPMGLDFVCLQEVFDLRAARRLVRVLVPNLGPVIYDVGTFGLMAGPYIKVLGSGLLLASRYPLLRATFRCFPNARREDAMASKGLLSVQVQLGIVDGRPIVGYLHCTHLHAPVEDGHIRCKQLTLLLEWVEEFEAESRQSDEAVAFSVLLGDLNFDNCSQNHAKEQGHKLFSCFQDPCRLGVCQEQPWALGTILNSSMLRHSIACSPEMLRRALRQEKGRRLYLSGPLRGSYPAQSWKGRRLDYITYRGIPGSRLSPEADLVTFSTAFAGLTDHLAMGLKLQVVCS